A stretch of DNA from Thermodesulfobacteriota bacterium:
GCTGCGGCCTAGAGAAAGTCGGTCCCCGTGCGTTCTTTGAACACCCCCAGGGGAAAGTAGGGGATCATCTCCTTCTGGATGTGCTCCACCGCAGCCAGGGGCGACATCCCCCAGTTGGTGGGGCAGCTCGAGAGCACCTCCACGAACCCCATCCCCCTCTTCTCGATCTGGGTCTCGAAGGCTTTGAAGATGGCCTTGCGGGTCTGGTTGTGGTGGGCCGGCGTGTCCACCGAGACCCGGGCGGCAAACCCCACCCCCTCCAGCTGGGCCAGCATCTCGGTCATCTTGATCGGATAACCGTCCTGGGCGAAGTCCCGGCCGTAGGGGCTGGTGGTGGTGCGCTGGCCGAGCGTGGTGGTGGGGGCCATCTGGCCCCCCGTCATCCCGTAGATGGCGTTGTTGACGAAGATCGTGGTGAGGTTCTCGCCCCGGTTGGCGGCGTGGATGCTCTCCGAGGTCCCGATCGCGGCGAAGTCGCCGTCGCCCTGGTAGAGGAGGACGAACTTCTCCGGGTTCGATCGCTTGATGCCGGTGGC
This window harbors:
- a CDS encoding thiamine pyrophosphate-dependent enzyme — translated: MKPVFTRPRSLTDKPFHFCPGCHHGVIHRLVGEAIDHFGVREKTIGAACVGCSVFLYDYFDIDVVESPHGRAQAVATGIKRSNPEKFVLLYQGDGDFAAIGTSESIHAANRGENLTTIFVNNAIYGMTGGQMAPTTTLGQRTTTSPYGRDFAQDGYPIKMTEMLAQLEGVGFAARVSVDTPAHHNQTRKAIFKAFETQIEKRGMGFVEVLSSCPTNWGMSPLAAVEHIQKEMIPYFPLGVFKERTGTDFL